The Maylandia zebra isolate NMK-2024a linkage group LG4, Mzebra_GT3a, whole genome shotgun sequence genome includes a window with the following:
- the aspdh gene encoding aspartate dehydrogenase domain-containing protein — protein sequence MATDSSSLRIGVVGFGHLGQYLVERINKDGPALGLTLGFVWNRNSGKLSGLVPSELILGDLSSFAERRCDVIVEVCHPQIVKEFGLQFLSQSHFMVGSPSALADPDLNQKLSQAAQKYGRTLYVPSGALWGGQDIQRLNDSGKIKALFIRMSKHPSCFRLTGDVLTDWTEGEGRRVLFRGSIAELCPLAPNNVNTMAAAAVAAGTLGFTGVQGEIVSDTALRDYHVVEVEVTGPDGFSVHTVRRNPAKLGAVTGSATYSSFWNSLLICKGHGGRVYLC from the exons GTCAGTACCTAGTGGAGAGGATCAATAAAGATGGACCTGCCCTCGGTTTGACTCTGGGTTTTGTCTGGAACAGGAATTCTGGCAAGCTCAGTGGTTTAGTCCCCTCTGAACTCATACTCGGGGATCTATCGTCCTTTGCAGAAAG gcgATGCGATGTGATTGTTGAGGTGTGCCATCCTCAAATAGTTAAAGAATTTGGGCTCCAGTTTCTGTCTCAGTCTCATTTCATG GTGGGCTCTCCATCTGCCCTCGCTGATCCTGATCTGAACCAGAAGTTGAGTCAGGCTGCTCAGAAGTATGGCAGGACTCTCTACGTCCCCAGTGGTGCATTATGGGGAGGCCAGGACATCCAGAGGCTGAATGACAGTGGGAAAATAAAG GCTTTGTTCATCAGAATGTCCAAGCATCCCTCCTGCTTTCGGCTGACAGGAGACGTCCTCACTGACTGGACGGAGGGAGAAGGCAGGCGTGTTTTGTTCAGAGGCTCCATTGCAGAGTTGTGCCCACTCGCTCCTAACAATGTGAACaccatggcagcagcagcagtggcagCAGGGACACTGGGCTTCACTGGTGTCCAGGGAGAGATTGTGTCAGATACAGC GTTAAGAGACTACCATGTGGTGGAAGTGGAGGTGACTGGGCCTGATGGTTTCTCAGTACACACAGTGAGGAGGAATCCAGCCAAACTCGGGGCTGTTACTGGCAGCGCAACTTACAGCTCTTTCTGGAATAGTTTACTCA TTTGCAAAGGTCACGGGGGCAGAGTTTACCTGTGCTGA
- the gys1 gene encoding glycogen [starch] synthase, muscle gives MPLARSLSVTSLSGLEEWDEEFDLEDAVLFEIAWEVANKVGGIYTVIQTKARLTSEEWGENYFLVGPYVESNVRTQVELIEPTNPALRRTIDKMNSSGCKVYFGRWLIEGSPYVVLIDIAFTAWSLDSWKSELWELCSIGVPWFDREANDAVLFGFLTAWLLGEFAAQCEQPAHIVAHFHEWLAGLGLVLCRQRQLPVATIFTTHATLLGRYLCAGNVDFYNNLAEFNVDKEAGDRQIYHRYCIERAAAHCAHVFTTVSQITAIEAEHLLKRKPDIVTPNGLNVKKFSAMHEFQNLHAQSKSRIQEFVRGHFYGHLDFNLDKCLFLFIAGRYEFSNKGADIFLEALARLNYLLRVNHSDVTVIAFFIMPARTNNFNVETLKGQAVRKQLWDTAQTVKERFGKKLYESLLVGQLPDVSKMLDKEDFTIMKRAIFATQRQCQPPICTHNMLEDSSDPILNCVRRIGLFNSSADRVKIIFHPEFLSSTSPLLPMDYEEFVRGCHLGVFPSYYEPWGYTPAECTVMGIPSISTNLSGFGCFMEEHIADPTAYGIYILDRRCRGVDESCNQLTSFLFQFCKQSRRQRIIQRNRTERLSDLLDWKYLGRYYIAARHMALAKAFPDTFIYEPQDTAQTAGFRYPRPASVPPSPALSRHSSPHHSEAEDNEDDERYDEDLEAEKDKVNIRQPYTLPMKNKSIAIIGANGNGDEVTSEKN, from the exons ATGCCGCTGGCTCGAAGCCTGTCTGTCACGTCCCTGTCAGGACTGGAGGAATGGGACGAGGAGTTTGATTTAGAGGATGCCGTCCTTTTTGAAATAGCCTGGGAGGTTGCTAACAAAG TTGGAGGCATCTACACCGTCATCCAGACCAAAGCCCGTCTGACCTCAGAGGAATGGGGGGAGAACTATTTCCTGGTGGGTCCCTATGTGGAGAGCAACGTGCGCACTCAGGTGGAGCTGATCGAGCCCACAAACCCCGCACTCAGGCGGACCATTGACAAGATGAACTCCAGTGGGTGTAAG GTCTACTTTGGCCGCTGGCTTATTGAAGGTAGTCCCTACGTTGTGCTCATTGATATCGCGTTCACCGCCTGGTCTTTAGACTCCTGGAAGAGCGAGCTGTGGGAGCTTTGTTCCATTGGCGTGCCATGGTTTGACCGTGAGGCCAACGATGCGGTGCTGTTTGGTTTCCTGACCGCTTGGCTTCTGGGAGAG TTTGCAGCCCAGTGTGAGCAGCCTGCGCACATTGTGGCCCATTTCCATGAGTGGCTGGCAGGGCTGGGGCTGGTGTTGTGTAGACAGAGACAGCTTCCAGTGGCaaccatcttcaccacacatgCTACACTCCTGGGGCGCTACCTGTGTGCTGGAAACGTGGACTTCTATAACAACCTAGCAGAG TTCAATGTAGACAAGGAAGCGGGCGATCGACAAATCTACCATCGCTACTGTATAGAGCGTGCAGCGGCACACTGTGCCCACGTCTTCACCACGGTGTCTCAAATTACTGCCATTGAGGCTGAACACCTGCTCAAGAGGAAACCAG ATATCGTGACTCCCAACGGGCTCAACGTGAAGAAGTTCTCAGCTATGCACGAGTTTCAAAACCTCCACGCTCAGAGCAAGAGTCGGATTCAGGAGTTTGTCAGGGGACACTTCTATGG ACACCTCGACTTCAACCTGGACAAGTGTTTGTTCCTCTTCATCGCTGGGAGGTACGAATTCTCCAACAAAGGAGCCGACATCTTCTTGGAGGCTTTAGCCAGACTCAATTATCTACTGAGA GTCAACCACAGTGACGTGACAGTGATCGCATTCTTCATCATGCCAGCTCGGACAAACAACTTCAATGTGGAGACCTTGAAGGGCCAAGCAGTCAGGAAGCAGCTCTG GGATACTGCTCAGACTGTGAAGGAGCGCTTTGGAAAGAAACTTTATGAGTCACTTCTGGT TGGGCAGCTGCCAGATGTGTCGAAGATGCTGGACAAAGAGGATTTCACTATCATGAAGCGCGCCATCTTTGCCACTCAGAGACAGTGCCAGCCTCCGATCTGCACTCACAACATGCTGGAGGACAGCAGCGACCCCATCCTCAACTGTGTTCGCCGCATTGGCCTTTTCAACAGCTCTGCTGACCGGGTCAAG ATTATCTTCCATCCCGAGTTCCTTTCATCcacctctcctcttcttccaaTGGACTACGAGGAGTTTGTAAGAGGTTGCCACCTTGGCGTCTTTCCCTCTTACTATGAGCCCTGGGGCTACACACCTG CTGAGTGCACTGTCATGGGAATTCCATCAATCTCCACTAACCTGTCAGGTTTTGGCTGTTTCATGGAGGAACACATAGCAGACCCAACGGCATATG GTATCTACATCCTGGACCGCAGGTGTCGGGGAGTGGACGAGTCATGCAACCAGCTCACTTCCTTCCTGTTCCAGTTTTGCAAGCAGAGCCGCCGCCAACGGATCATCCAGAGGAACCGCACTGAACGTCTGAGCGATCTCTTGGACTGGAAATACCTCGGCAGG TATTATATAGCTGCCCGCCACATGGCCCTGGCTAAAGCCTTCCCTGACACCTTCATATATGAACCTCAGGATACAGCCCAA ACCGCCGGTTTCCGTTACCCCCGACCAGCCTCAGTGCCACCATCTCCAGCCCTGTCCCGCCACTCCTCCCCGCACCACAGCGAGGCTGAAGACAACGAAGATGACGAGCGCTACGACGAGGACCTGGAGGCCGAAAAGGACAAGGTGAACATCCGCCAGCCCTACACGCTGCCTATGAAAAACAAGTCCATCGCCATCATCGGGGCCAACGGGAATGGCGACGAGGTGACGAGCGAGAAAAACTGA